Proteins found in one Bombus terrestris chromosome 1, iyBomTerr1.2, whole genome shotgun sequence genomic segment:
- the LOC100644320 gene encoding bromodomain adjacent to zinc finger domain protein 2B isoform X8 — MYVLGEDELKTYWPRGDSAASSLFGGMPGGYGLGAHHLPSAYAILGRGGSAPGFGGHTPASAPPPPPYSHSSLGTLSVAASQAASLGINPASAAWWTMASHLAAQDYLARLQGAAGLPGFPPGAESLLPPYPASLLNPPSLSSHKSSKSKSSKSHKTPASSSSSTTPSMTGSSLPVSTQAPVTSSHHSTSTSSTPNSQTNVVSSAKEGSDPSSILGGVRLPPDTEIIKYTSSIVGPKVPGTTNRGRKKTISLDTPSVSVHPPPVPALSAHQTNTTTSSLMMEPRKYNRTGTESNDYRESVDRVEVIKLPAHSTNGSALPAPSSYTTTTNANNSNDSDAPLNLSLKPSTTSSSSPISGSQPLSQLSNLSQSLLASDRTSRRKPGPKPRRVPQNSVPVPASPSPSLAQLFAAADSPQRPSSGSEESESASTTHHKDGRPRNLGRGVSKPKKNTVASLLAQSRALGIKPTPTLDPSVPLSHQVSLLRSNILAAQLHATATGQTDDKNQRSLQEKMKNKVLEVSGEESNMDVTSESGSNTDVVTDTDDDNADGVSSAKRRKVKPSERDLQVPLERGWKRETVIKGLGKSGVIKGDVSYYSPCGKTFRSSPDLAKFLEQQNPPDLTTANFSFSSRPLVGEFLQPTMGLAEAEFVRLGAQEVARRLEELRAAGGFRDVRTNNQYEREKLAYAKKLAKEEAQRHKEQARLIKEQEKTERQEAVRREREIRNQQLLEGRKRLAFTIKQKMKIIQEIERGKSKSDVARELGLASSTVATIWKNRESIAESWRNRDMMQHSDVEDSVAKKSGLSSSSSNLASVTSLVTNNTVLNTVNTTNSSTTGTTLPTAIVVAPPQVQVVPPPPPPPLPLPTTSATVVPSTSQPTQLSTPPISSTMSTGTTTTTNASMDNTQQAQTQTQSQELLEDPDEGPLEARKKRQEEVEKIRLEEQQRKQQERELKRQQAVMLKEQMYMQELTKQREMLYTVELERERRRQHMALVRALENRRKMEEREKKRLEARAERIATKEKRAEQRKVEMELIEQIRKPVEDMELTDHRPLPELKRLPGLKLSGQAFADIVMVFEFLHNFGETLGFDMESLPSLKSLQLALLNDEEAEEELLSVMTHLLVCAIEDPGIPQPARHTTGLGQSLRQADITHANISEVLRIYLYANATGEVKALTGVCLERERDKKFADHHQNGGDYACSGKNAQFYEHLHNNETWKMSERLRDKPFLALNPTHKAQMLAFLCNELLQNKAVIRQIEGSLETVAQLRKERFVLDTKIRKLRQLHSRKVRMEAVGVIVNKTGDTITIEKKEVDEEGNTTSTAVGTTPTPDEIHHEDEVEDMSENESEGTQPEEEEDKNLSGEELGKKLDKLLKQSEEQLQKLNSSSKQLRAHIFGQDRNWRRYWELACAGGIFVEAMESAEPEILELQAELDEKYKNVSMEEKSETKQEDTKVENRENEAPNDVKKEKKFNSSEQEADVKPLVDKTKSEIEDVNCKKEPMQNCENLANMKEEKKNDLDNSMTDAKTNVTSEEIKQETEIVRMDVDIKEETKKENDEADEDTKPAVKIMEDKIVETIPNGDKFNHVNNLHNGKELNGTFISNNSNESNWFSILPRETCDTPGPSTKQIFGIAEPTELRIPVFPPPTSPNYDRCDSPAPLILTQDEAAQLEYLKVHGLPPPGEAKPVPKDLRYGWWRITDVDTFQELLEHLHSRGVREKELKRTTWATMESFLAVTGKINVDPGNLTATELQATPDEPDTPIPKPDNPADWSEQVALRVDAQLLEQVEALEDKVANASMQIKGWKLPPRAGTEEAEEIEKLNEMEKISAVEQARQRLLSLEAAIERRYLKPPLGVCTGDPNLAALKAEQAAAANANSNNSDQSNQTPIPQEETTPRGLNNWREATARAHTSAQLAMALYMLEASIAWDKSIMKAVSLTPARNSVCVKLRNRCVSLKATTQYNQLLTTSQASNCQFCHSGDNEDKLLLCDGCDRGYHTYCFRPKMENIPDGDWYCHECMNKATGERNCLVCGKRVGKNLVLCELCPRAYHTDCHNPVMPKMPRGKWYCSNCHSKQPKKRNSSRRSHTKGAGTRESESSDHPPASPTPSTASNTHVEDVSSSEPATPTASPRKEGNNRTLTKKQQRELAPCKVLLEQLEQQDEAWPFLLPVNTKQFPTYKKIIKTPMDLSTIKKKLQDSVYKSRDEFCADVRQMFINCEVFNEDDSPVGKAGHGMRSFFEMRWTEITGAPPPHPQTHS; from the exons AATTCGCAAACGAACGTTGTCAG TTCTGCGAAAGAGGGCAG cgACCCTAGCAGTATATTAGGAGGTGTACGCCTGCCACCTGATACGGAGATTATCAAGTACACGTCGAGCATAGTCGGTCCAAAGGTTCCTGGCACAACGAACCGCGGGAGAAAGAAGACtatatccttagacacaccgaGTGTGAGTGTCCATCCACCGCCGGTACCTGCTCTAAGTGCTCATCAGACAAACACCACGACATCTTCGTTAATGATGGAACCGAGAAAATATAATCGCACGGGG ACCGAGTCGAACGATTACAGGGAGTCGGTGGATCGCGTAGAGGTGATCAAACTGCCGGCACACTCGACAAACGGCTCTGCCTTACCAGCGCCATCGTCGTATACAACAACCACTAACGCGAACAATTCTAATGATTCGGACGCGCCGCTGAACCTCTCGCTGAAACCCTCGACGACGAGCAGTAGCTCGCCGATTTCAGGCAGTCAGCCGCTCAGTCAGCTCAGTAATTTAAGTCAGTCGTTACTCGCCTCCGATCGAACTT CGAGAAGAAAACCAGGACCGAAGCCTCGAAGAGTACCACAGAATTCCGTACCGGTGCCAGCATCGCCGAGTCCATCCTTGGCGCAGCTGTTCGCTGCAGCGGATTCACCTCAACGACCGAGCAGCGGAAGCGAGGAGAGCGAGAGCGCCAGCACGACCCATCACAAAGATGGTCGGCCGAGAAACTTGGGTCGTGGAGTATCAAAACCGAAGAAGAACACGGTGGCCTCGCTGCTAGCTCAGAGTAGAGCTTTGGGAATCAAACCGACGCCCACTTTGGATCCTAGTGTGCCATTGTCTCATCAGGTCTCGTTACTTAGGTCGAATATTCTGGCTGCTCAATTGCATGCCACTGCCACTGGTCAGACCGATGACAAGAATCAG CGGTCTTTACAGGAGAAGATGAAGAACAAGGTGCTCGAGGTATCCGGTGAGGAGAGTAACATGGACGTGACGAGCGAGAGCGGCAGCAACACCGACGTTGTGACGGACACCGACGACGACAACGCGGATGGCGTGTCTAGCGCGAAGAGAAGAAAAGTGAAGCCTAGCGAAAGGGATCTGCAGGTGCCGCTTGAGCGTGGCTGGAAGCGAGAGACCGTCATCAAGGGATTAGGAAAGTCAGGGGTGATAAAGGGTGACGTGTCTTATTATAGTCCTTGTGGAAAGACGTTCAGGAGTAGTCCGGATTTGGCGAAG TTTTTGGAGCAACAGAATCCGCCCGACTTAACGACGGCAAACTTCTCGTTCTCGTCTCGTCCGCTTGTGGGTGAATTCCTGCAGCCAACGATGGGTCTCGCGGAGGCGGAATTCGTTAGGTTGGGCGCTCAGGAAGTTGCGAGAAGATTGGAGGAGTTGAGAGCCGCAGGTGGTTTCAGGGACGTGCGAACAAACAATCAGTACGAGAGGGAGAAACTGGCATATGCAAAAAAGCTAGCGAAAGAGGAGGCGCAACGACACAAGGAGCAAGCTAG GCTCATCAAGGAGCAAGAGAAAACGGAAAGGCAGGAGGCAGTGAGGCGAGAGCGAGAGATTCGAAATCAACAGCTGCTCGAG GGTCGAAAGCGGCTAGCGTTCACGATCAAGCAGAAAATGAAGATCATCCAAGAGATCGAACGCGGTAAGAGCAAGAGCGACGTGGCGCGCGAGCTGGGTCTGGCTAGCAGCACGGTGGCCACCATTTGGAAGAATCGGGAAAGCATCGCGGAGAGCTGGAGGAACCGCGACATGATGCAGCACTCTGATGTCGAGGACTCGGTCGCGAAAAAGTCCGGCCTGTCCTCATCATCGTCGAATTTGGCGTCCGTCACGTCGTTGGTGACGAACAATACGGTGTTAAACACCGTCAACACCACCAACAGTAGCACCACCGGCACCACGTTGCCCACCGCCATCGTGGTGGCACCGCCACAGGTGCAGGTGGTgccgccgccaccaccaccgcctCTCCCATTGCCGACCACCTCCGCCACGGTCGTCCCGTCGACGTCGCAACCGACGCAGCTCTCCACACCGCCAATCTCCAGCACCATGTCCACAggcaccaccaccaccaccaacgCCAGCATGGACAATACTCAGCAGGCCCAGACCCAGACGCAAAGTCAGGAGCTTCTGGAG GACCCAGACGAAGGACCTCTCGAG GCTCGGAAAAAACGGCAGGAAGAGGTGGAGAAGATACGACTGGAAGAGCAACAACGGAAGCAACAG GAACGAGAACTGAAGCGGCAGCAGGCGGTTATGCTGAAAGAACAG ATGTACATGCAGGAGCTCACCAAGCAGCGCGAGATGCTCTACACCGTCGAGCTG GAGAGAGAACGAAGGAGACAGCACATGGCGTTGGTTCGAGCGTTAGAAAATCGACGAAAAATggaggaaagagagaagaaacggTTAGAGGCGAGAGCCGAGAGAATAGCGACGAAGGAGAAGCGAGCTGAACAGAGGAAGGTTGAGATGGAACTGATCGAACAGATCAGAAAGCCTGTAGAGGACATGGAACTAACGG ATCACAGACCACTGCCAGAATTGAAACGACTACCTGGTCTCAAGCTGTCCGGTCAGGCGTTCGCAGACATCGTGATGGTGTTCGAATTTCTGCATAATTTCGGCGAGACTTTAGGCTTCG ATATGGAATCGCTCCCAAGCCTAAAAAGCCTTCAACTTGCGCTACTAAACGACGAGGAAGCTGAGGAAGAACTCCTTTCCGTGATGACACATCTGTTAGTATGCGCGATCGAGGATCCAGGAATCCCTCAACCAGCAAGACACACAACCGGTCTTGGTCAAAGTCTACGTCAAGCTGATATAACGCACGCTAACATCAGCGAAGTCTTACGAATCTACTTATACGCGAACGCGACAGGAGAAGTGAAGGCTTTGACAGGTGTATGTCTGGAACGAGAACGCGACAAGAAATTCGCAGATCATCATCAGAATGGCGGTGACTACGCCTGTTCAGGCAAGAACGCCCAATTCTACGAACACTTGCACAACAACGAAACATGGAAAATGTCCGAGAGGCTGAGGGACAAACCGTTCCTGGCCTTGAATCCCACGCATAAGGCGCAGATGCTCGCGTTTCTCTGTAACGAGCTATTGCAGAACAAGGCTGTGATCAGACAGATCGAGGGTAGCTTAGAGACGGTGGCTCAATTGAGGAAAGAGAGATTTGTGTTGGATACAAAAATTAGGAA ATTAAGGCAGTTGCATAGTCGAAAGGTTCGAATGGAAGCGGTTGGTGTAATCGTTAACAAAACTggagatactattacgatcgaGAAGAAAGAAGTTGACGAAGAAGGTAACACGACGTCGACAGCAGTGGGGACGACACCCACTCCTGATGAAATTCACCACGAAGACGAGGTTGAAGACATGTCCGAGAATGAGAGCGAAGGAACTCAACCCGAGGAG GAGGAGGACAAAAATCTGTCCGGCGAAGAACTGGGTAAAAAATTGGATAAACTGTTGAAACAGTCAGAAGAACAATTGCAGAAATTGAACAGCTCCTCGAAACAGCTACGAGCACATATATTTGGGCAAGACAGAAACTGGAGAAGATACTGGGAGCTGGCATGCGCTGGTGGCATCTTCGTCGAAGCTATGGAAAGCGCTGAACCAGAAATCCTAGAGTTGCAGGCTGAACTAGACGAAAAGTACAAAAACGTGTCGATGGAGGAAAAATCGGAAACGAAGCAGGAGGACACCAAAGTCGAGAATCGCGAGAACGAAGCTcctaacgacgtaaagaaggagaaaaaattCAATTCGAGCGAGCAAGAGGCCGACGTCAAGCCTTTGGTGGACAAAACGAAATCTGAAATTGAAGATGTTAATTGCAAGAAAGAACCTATGCAAAACTGCGAGAATTTGGCGAACatgaaggaagagaaaaagaatgatTTGGATAATTCGATGACCGATGCGAAGACCAACGTCACGTCTGAAGAGATTAAACAAGAAACAGAGATAGTTAGAATGGATGTTGATATCAAAGAAGAGACGAAGAAGGAGAACGACGAAGCAGATGAAGACACGAAACCAGCGGTGAAGATAATGGAAGATAAAATCGTCGAAACAATTCCAAACGGTGATAAGTTCAACCATGTTAACAATCTTcataatggaaaagaattaaACGGCACCTTTATATCTA ATAATAGCAACGAATCCAATTGGTTCTCGATTTTACCTCGCGAGACTTGCGATACTCCAGGACCAAGTACCAAGCAAATATTTGGAATAGCCGAACCAACCGAACTGAGAATACCAGTATTCCCTCCGCCGACTAGTCCAAATTACGACAGGTGTGACAGTCCAGCTCCTTTGATTTTGACTCAAGACGAAGCAGCGCAACTTGAGTATTTGAAAGTGCATGGTTTACCACCCCCTGGAGAAGCCAAACCAGTACCAAAAG ATTTGAGATATGGTTGGTGGAGAATAACGGACGTAGACACGTTTCAAGAACTATTGGAGCACCTTCATTCTCGCGGTGTTCGCGAGAAGGAACTAAAACGTACAACGTGGGCGACCATGGAATCTTTCCTAGCTGTTACGGGCAAGATCAACGTGGACCCTGGTAACCTGACTGCTACCGAACTTCAAGCGACACCAGACGAACCTGACACACCGATTCCAAAACCAGACAACCCGGCTGACTGGAGTGAACAAGTCGCATTACGGGTAGATGCGCAGCTTTTGGAACAAGTCGAGGCTCTAGAAGATAAAGTCGCAAATGCCAGCATGCAGATCAAAGGCTGGAAGTTACCTCCACGAGCAGGGACCGAAGAGGCAGAAGAAATTGAGAAACTGAACGAAATGGAGAAAATTAGCGCGGTTGAACAAGCTCGACAAAGGTTACTATCCCTGGAAGCAGCTATTGAAAGGAGATACTTAAAACCACCGTTAGGCGTTTG TACTGGAGATCCAAATCTAGCGGCCTTAAAGGCAGAACAAGCGGCTGCTGCGAACGCAAATTCGAATAATTCGGATCAGAGCAATCAAACCCCGATACCTCAAGAAGAAACAACTCCAAGAGGGCTGAACAACTGGCGAGAAGCAACGGCTCGAGCACACACGTCCGCTCAACTCGCCATGGCGCTTTATATGTTGGAGGCCAGCATCGCTTGGGACAAGAGCATCATGAAGGCTGTGAGTCTAACACCAGCTAGAAACTCGGTCTGCGTCAAGCTACGAAACCGCTGCGTCTCACTCAAAGCTACCACTCAATACAATCAGCTATTGACTACTTCTCAGGCCTCT AATTGTCAGTTCTGTCATAGCGGAGATAACGAAGACAAACTATTACTGTGTGATGGTTGTGACCGCGGCTATCATACTTATTGTTTCCGTCCAAAAATGGAAAACATTCCTGATGGTGACTG GTATTGTCACGAATGCATGAACAAAGCTACAGGGGAACGAAACTGTTTGGTATGTGGAAAGAGGGTTGGTAAAAATTTAGTGCTATGTGAACTCTGTCCACGGGCTTATCACACTGACTGCCACAATCCTGTTATGCCAAAa ATGCCAAGGGGTAAATGGTATTGTTCTAATTGCCACAGTAAACAACCAAAGAAGAGAAATAGTAGTCGAAGGAGTCATACCAAAGGGGCAGGCACCAGAGAAAGTGAAAGTTCTGATCATCCACCAGCTAG TCCAACGCCGTCAACGGCATCGAACACACACGTAGAGGACGTCAGTTCATCGGAACCGGCAACCCCAACTGCTTCGCCACGGAAGGAGGGAAACAATAGGACGCTCACGAAGAAACAGCAACGAGAGTTGGCTCCTTGTAAGGTGCTACTCGAACAGTTGGAGCAACAGGACGAGGCCTGGCCGTTCCTCTTGCCGGTGAACACCAAACAGTTTCCTACCtacaagaaaattattaaaacaccCATGGATCTCAGTACGATCAAGAAGAAATTGCAGGACTCCGT GTACAAGTCTCGCGATGAGTTTTGCGCCGATGTCAGACAGATGTTCATCAACTGCGAGGTATTCAACGAGGATGACAGTCCCGTGGGGAAGGCTGGACACGGGATGCGCAGTTTCTTCGAAATGCGTTGGACCGAGATTACTGGCGCACCACCTCCACACCCGCAAACGCATAGCTGA